A window of Thermoanaerobaculia bacterium genomic DNA:
CGCGCTCGAGCAGGATGTCGGTGAGCTCCCACATCGTCACTTCGCCCTCGCCGCGCATCACTTTCTCGTGCAGGAGGGCTGGATTCGCGACGTACTCCTTGGTCTGGGTGTCGAGCCGCGCCAGCCACTCGAGGCCGCGCGCCGTCGAGCCGGTCTCGCTCTGTGACTTCGCCAGCACCATGGAGAAGATCGTGCGCATGACCCCCGAGGCGATCGGATCGCGGATCAGCACCCGGCCGGCAAAGCGCGGCTGCAGCAGATCGTCCCAGTCGCGCGGGGCTTCCGCTTCCGAAACGAGCTTCTCATTGAAGACCAGCACCGGCAGCGTCCGGAACGTCCCGAAGTAGTGGTCGCCCTCGCCGCGCGAGCTCGCCGGCACGGCGTCCGCCCACGACGGCCGGTACGGCGCGAGGAGCCCTTCGGCGGCGGCGCGGGAGAAGATCGCGTCCGGCCCGCCGAACCAGACATCGCACTGCGGATTGGCCTTCTCCGAGCGAATCCGGTCGTAGACCTCCTGCGACCCCATATCGAGCCAGCGCACGTCGATCTGCGGATGCTGCGCCTCGAACGCCTGCTCGAAGAGCATCAGAAGGTCCCGACCATGCGGCGAATAGACCATCACCGGCGTCCGCCCGTCGGAGCAGGCGAGGGTGCCCAGGGCGGCCAGACCGAGACCGATTGCGTACATCCGTTTCCTCATCTTGCGCACTCTAGCCCAAGGCTCCGCGGGCAGCGCTTGCTGGTAAGCTCAGGCCTCCCTCGAGGAGCAAGGGGCTGCGCCCCTTGTCCGTCGCTGTCGCCCGCACGTCGACTCCGGAGTGGTCATGCCCAGGTTTTCCAGCAGCCTTCTTCGTGTAGCCCTCTCGATCCTCGCCTTGGCGGCGGCGGCGAACGCCCAGCCGCTCGCCAAGAGCGCCATCCAGGTCGATCCGGGGCCGAGCAAACCCGCGGGCCAGACCTTCGGCTACCGCCTGACCTA
This region includes:
- a CDS encoding extracellular solute-binding protein, whose amino-acid sequence is MYAIGLGLAALGTLACSDGRTPVMVYSPHGRDLLMLFEQAFEAQHPQIDVRWLDMGSQEVYDRIRSEKANPQCDVWFGGPDAIFSRAAAEGLLAPYRPSWADAVPASSRGEGDHYFGTFRTLPVLVFNEKLVSEAEAPRDWDDLLQPRFAGRVLIRDPIASGVMRTIFSMVLAKSQSETGSTARGLEWLARLDTQTKEYVANPALLHEKVMRGEGEVTMWELTDILLERAKGVPFGYRFAASGTPVIDDAIALAAGAPHRAAALEFLEFAGSVEAQALAAEKAFRIPARTDIPQEKLPTWAQEVLTAMQPAVYDEALAAAKGQEWMALWDRTVRGKGAELQAPPVAR